From the genome of Gracilinanus agilis isolate LMUSP501 chromosome 2, AgileGrace, whole genome shotgun sequence, one region includes:
- the CPLX2 gene encoding complexin-2 isoform X2, with translation MDFVMKQALGGATKDMGKMLGGEEEKDPDAQKKEEERQEALRQQEEERKAKHARMEAEREKVRQQIRDKYGLKKKEEKEAEEKAALEQPCEGSLTRPKKAIPAGCGDEEEEEEESILDTVLKYLPGPLQDMFKK, from the exons ATGGATTTTGTTATGAAGCAAGCCCTTGGTG GGGCCACCAAAGACATGGGGAAAATGTTGGGGGGTGAGGAGGAAAAGGACCCTGATGcccagaagaaagaagaggagaggcagGAAGCCCTACGACAGCAGGAAGAAGAACGCAAAGCCAAGCACGCTCGCATGGAGGCAGAACGGGAAAAGGTTCGGCAGCAGATTCGAGACAAG TATGGcctgaagaagaaggaggagaaggaggctgAAGAGAAAGCCGCCCTGGAGCAGCCATGTGAGGGCAGCCTGACCCGCCCTAAAAAAGCCATTCCAGCTGGTTGtggggatgaggaagaggaggaggaagagagcatccTTGACACCGTTCTCAAGTACCTACCTGGACCTCTCCAGGACATGTTCAAGAAGTAA
- the CPLX2 gene encoding complexin-2 isoform X1, which produces MFIPGPPFPQIDSYLPSYCFTGATKDMGKMLGGEEEKDPDAQKKEEERQEALRQQEEERKAKHARMEAEREKVRQQIRDKYGLKKKEEKEAEEKAALEQPCEGSLTRPKKAIPAGCGDEEEEEEESILDTVLKYLPGPLQDMFKK; this is translated from the exons atgtTCATTCCTGGCCCTCCCTTCCCTCAGATTGATTCATATCTTCCCTCCTATTGCTTCACAGGGGCCACCAAAGACATGGGGAAAATGTTGGGGGGTGAGGAGGAAAAGGACCCTGATGcccagaagaaagaagaggagaggcagGAAGCCCTACGACAGCAGGAAGAAGAACGCAAAGCCAAGCACGCTCGCATGGAGGCAGAACGGGAAAAGGTTCGGCAGCAGATTCGAGACAAG TATGGcctgaagaagaaggaggagaaggaggctgAAGAGAAAGCCGCCCTGGAGCAGCCATGTGAGGGCAGCCTGACCCGCCCTAAAAAAGCCATTCCAGCTGGTTGtggggatgaggaagaggaggaggaagagagcatccTTGACACCGTTCTCAAGTACCTACCTGGACCTCTCCAGGACATGTTCAAGAAGTAA